The Psychrobacillus sp. FSL K6-2836 nucleotide sequence GCAAACGATTCTTTCGATTAATATCATCTAAAGGATAGGTTAAATACAATTTAAACAAGCAGCTTAGTAAGACAGTGAGAATACCAAAAGCATATCCAAACAGTTCGTAATGCCAACTAAATATGCACAAAATATATAAAATAGAGGCTACACCATATAATAGAATGCGCTTCGTAGGTATTGGACGAGAAAATTTGTAGTCCTTCATAATATTCCAAATCCACCAAGCTAATAATATAAAAATAACAACCCATATGTAAAATACATAATTTGCTGGAGTAAAAAATACAGGAAGTCTATGGAATATTTCGCCACTAGTTTGACCATTTATGGGAAGTAAATTAGATAGTAATTTAACGATTACAGTAGATATAAAAAATAACATTAAAAGGATTATTTTTAACATTCAGCTGCCTCCTTCTATTTAATAAGTATACCTTTGATATATAGCAACAACAAATTAGAATTATGAATGTTATGTGACGAAAATCAAACAATCTGCATTAGAAAAACATGATATACTAGAATTCTAAAATAATTGTCAATATAGGAGGAATATTTAGATGATTGAACAAACTTATCCGGTTGTTTGGGATCTTGATCGCTTTTTTGAAGGGGGTAGTAGCTCACCATCTTTAAGAAGCCATTTGGATGAAGTAAAAGGAAAGCTGAGCGGCTTTGAAACTAAACTAAAAAACTTTGAATCTCCGGTATCTATTGCTGATGTTTCGAAAATCGAGCAAATGATTAATGAGTTAAAAGATATAGCAACCAATTTATCAGAAGGTGGAGCAGTAATAGGTTGTTTTTTAGCACAGGATACAACAGATAAGCATGCGGCATTATTACAGGGGGAGGTAGGATCGCTATATGCTAAGTTTTCTTCCCAAATGCTAACCATCCAACAAGTGCTAAGTAAAACGGAGGAAACAGTGTGGGAGAAGCTACTGCAAACTGCTGAGCTTTCTCCATTTGCATTTGTATTAAATGAATGGAGAGATGAAGCAAAGCGGATGCTCTCTGAAAAAGAGGAAGACATGATTACGACACTTGGAGTGGATGGTTATCATTCATGGGGACAGCTTTATGATTTACTAGTTGGTGATATTCGCATTAAGCTTACAATAGACGGTGAACAAAAAGAAATGTCGGTTGGCCAAGCAAATAATCTAAGTTCTCACGAGGATGCCACGATTCGTAAAGAGTCATTTGAAGCACTAGAAGCTGCTTGGACAGATAAAGAAGAATTCTTTGCAAAAACACTGAATCATATAGCAGGGTTCCGTCTTGCTATTTACGAAAAAAGAGGATGGAATTCCGTTTTAGAAGAGCCTCTCCAGATTAATCGCATGAAAGAAGAAACACTAAATGCAATGTGGGGTGCTATCTCGAAAAATAAAGCTCCATTCGTAGAATACTTAAATAAAAAATCGGCAATGCTAGGCGAAAAACAAATGCATTGGTATGACTTAGACGCACCAGTTAGTACTTCTACGGAGAAAATGGATTATCAACAAGGCGCAGAGTTTATCTTAAAGCATTTTAAAGAATTTGGACCAAAATTAGAATCATTTTCAAGAAATGCATTTGAAAAGGGTTGGATTGAGGCAGAGGATCGTCCAAACAAACGACCAGGAGGATTTTGTACAGGTATGCCTGTATCGGAGGAATCTCGTATTTTCATGACATATAGTGGATCAATGTCCAATGTTTCTACATTAGCTCATGAATTAGGTCATGCCTTCCATTCATATGCTTTAAGACCGGTACATTGGATGAATCGTCAATATGCAATGGGGGTTGCTGAAACTGCCTCCACATTTGCAGAAATGATTGTAGCAGACGCTGCTGTAAAAGAAGCAAAAACAGATGAAGAAAAAATTGCTTTACTTGAAGATAAAATCCAACGTAGTGTAGCATTTTTCATGAATATCCATGCTAGGTTCTTATTTGAAACTAGATTTTATGAGGAGCGAAAAAATGGAATCGTATCTGCAGCTCGATTAAGTGCTTTAATGGAGACAGCTCAACAAGAAGCATATGGCGATGCATTAGATACAACTCATCCACACTTTTGGGCATCTAAATTACATTTTTATATTACAGAAGTACCATTTTACAACTTCCCGTACACATTTGGTTACTTATTCTCTTTAAGTATTTATGCAAAAGCTATAAGCGAAGGGGCAAACTTTGAGGAAAAATATATTGCTTTATTGCAAGATACTGCAGTAATGTCAGTAGAAGATTTAGCGATAAAGCATTTAAATGAAGATATTACTCAGGAATCATTTTGGATAAAGGGGATTGATCTTTGTATTCAAGACGTGAATGAGTTTATCCAATTAACTAACGCAAAAGGGTGAAGGTGTTTGATTTATCTAGAAGGAGATACATGTTATTTACGAACAATGAATATAAAAGATGCACCAGCCCTAGCGGATCTGACTTATCGCAATAAGGTGTATTGGTCTGTTTATGAACCGTTACATCGAGATGATTATTACACGACTTCTGTTCAACGAGAGAAAATTCGAGAATCTCTCACGTTATCGAAGGAAAAAAGAGAATATAGCTTCGGTATTTTTGAGCATCAGACAGAAAGAATGATTGGCAGTGTATCGCTATACAGTATTAAAAGAATGCCTTTTTCAAGTGGGCTTATTGGTTATTCTATGGATGAGCTTTATATTGGAAAAGGAATTGCTTCTGAAGCAGTACATCTAGTTACAATATTTGGTTTTGAGCATGTCCAATTAAATCGTATCGAAGCATATGTATCTCCGCGGAATAATGGCAGTATAAAAGTCTTAGAAAAAAACGGTTTCATGCAAGAGGGTCTACTAAGAAAGTTGCTCTATATCAATGGTAAATGGCAAGATCATTTTATATATGCATCCTTAACTGACGAACATTGAAAGAGTAAGAATATACTTGATAAACTAAAAGAGGCTGGGACAGAACCCAAAAACAGCATTTTTCTCAGTGAGAAAAATGCTGTTTTTTTGCTATGCACAAAATTGATTTCCATTCCAGGGACGCTTTCCACGGGCGTGGCCTGAGCCTGTAGTCTCAGGTGTCACGCTATTCCCGTAGGAGTCGCCCCTACATTTCAATCAATTTTATTAAATATCCACTAATAAGTAAAGTTTTCTCCTTATCCAATAAAATTGCTACTTCTGTCCCAGTCTCTTCTTTATACTATTCCTGTCGATTTCCCGGGAAATAATTTAGTTTTTGTCGACATTACCATCTGTCAATAAATCAAGTCGACCAGTTTCTGGATCAATAATCAGACCATGAACCGGAATTGTTGGAAGCATAAGCGGGTGATTTCGAATCATTTCAACACTATGTAAAACACTACTTTCTACGTTGGAAAAACCTTCCAACCATTTTTCTAAGTTCACTCCAGAATTTTTGAGGATATCTAATACAAGAGGGTCCACTCCTCGAGTAATCATTTTATCCATAATTTTATCGGTTTCGATAGCACTCATTCCACAATCATGATGACCAATTACATAAATCTCATCAGCCTTTAGCTCATAAACAGCTACGATAAGGCTGCGCATAATTCCGCCAAATGGATGGTTGATGATTGCTCCAGCACTTTTAACAATTTTCACATCACCATTTTTAATATTCATGGATTTTGGGAGCATTTCTGTTAACCTTGTATCCATGCAAGTTAAGATAACAATTCGTTTATTTGGAAATTTTGTAGTTAAAAATGGTTCGTATAGTTTGTTTTCCACAAAGTCATCATTGTACTTTAAAATCTCTTGAAGGCTTGGCATTGTATTCCCCCTTTATGTTGTAATTATATTTTATAGGAAATGAAAGATAATTGCTTTACTTAATACTTGTGCCTGTCAAAACAAGACTTCAAAAGGATGAAGAAGAGGGAAGCTTTTGATGCACCTAGCTTTACTCAAGAGACTATGGTGATCATCCTTGAAAGAAGCGCACATCCGTACCGTATAACAGGTATCTATAAAGAGTGATTACAACTTCCCAACCATATACTTGCACTCATCGGGATTTTACTTGCTCTACTCAAAAAGTAACTTGCTGATATCTATCCTTTACTTGCGTTTAAAGACAATTCACTTGCTATGTAGAAATTTCATCCATAAATAAGTGCGATTCTCTACCAACTCGACTAGAGCTTTGGATATAATTTATATTACTGTATAGAGATTCGTTTCTTTCTAAATAAGTGTCATACATCATGGGTACTTATCGTACAATTTAATCTTATTAATGTATAAAGAGCAATAGAGTTGTTCACCACAGTGGACAACTCTATTGCATTTATATTAGAAAATTTTATTAGAAAGAGAAATAAACCCCACTAATTGTAGTTTCACTTTATCCCGCATTAACGGGCAGTAAGACTTTCGCTTTAAGGCTTACCGAAGTAACGAAGAGTCAGTGGGAGCTAACTGCCCGTAAAAGCCCTATTGGTTCAACTAACAATCAGGGGGGGAAGAATCTCCCCAGATTGTAGTTTCACTTTATCTTGCTAGTTTTTGTTTTCTGTCTGATATAAAAAAGGATTTTCCTGTACCAATAGCCACAGACTGTAATGGCTCTGGTGCAAGATGAACCGGTACTTCAATGACCTGAGTCAACCACTCGGAAATGTCTTTTAGTAATGCCCCACCACCGGTTAATATTACTCCGTGGTCGACTATATCTCCCGCAAGTTCAGGTGGGCAGGTTTCTAAAGTAGCACGAATTGCTTCTAAAATTGTTTCCAACGATTCTGTTAAAACACCTTGAATTTGAGTAGATGATAGGTGAATAGTCTTTGGTAATCCACTCACAACATCTCTTCCTGTAACTTGCATTTGTTCTACTGCGTGAGGCAATAAAGCATGTCCAATAGTCATCTTTATAATCTCAGCTGTAGGTTCGCCAATGATGACATTATACTCTTTTCGAACAAAGTGAATAATTGCTTCATCCATACGATCTCCAGCGGCTTTTACTGTATTAGATGCTACAACTCCACCGAAAGAAATTATACCTACTTCTGTAGTACCTCCACCAATGTCCACAATCATACTAGCTACTGGCTCGTCGACTGGTAGACCGGCACCGATTGCAGCAGCAACGGGCTCTTCCATTAACTGAACGTCCTTTGCGCCACTTTGTCTTACCGCATCTTGTATAGCTCTTCGTTCAACAGAAGTTGCACCAGATGGAGTACATACAACTACAGTCGGTTTTCTCAATGAAGTACCAAGTTTTTTTCCTGCTTTTTGCATGATTAGTTTCAATAATTGTGTTGTAATATCAAAATCAGCAATTACCCCATCCTTCAAAGGACGTATTACCTCAATTGAAGTGGGTGTTTTACCAATCATTTTTTTTGCTTCTTCGCCGAAAGCAACGATTTCACGAGTTTTAGTATTAACTGCTACTACTGTAGGTTCATCTATTAATAAGCCTTTGCTTTTTGTATAAACTAACGTATTTGCTGTACCTAAATCTATTCCAATATGTGAGTTTGAAAACATTTGTCTTCCTCCTATTCCAATCATACTTAGTAAGTATAATAGATAAACAGGGTCTTGCCATTTGTAACATAATGGAAGTTTACATATATTTCAGAGGTTTTTAGGTCATTTGAAATAGGAAAGACAGAAAAAATGAATGAATAGTAATGCTTTGTCATCTAAATGTAATAGATTTGTAGTTGATTTGAGAAGAAAAAGAGAAGAGATAACATATAAAAAAACAACCGTCAGCTTACTCGACGGTTGTTTTGTGAGTTATTGAAAAGGTTTTGGATCTATTGTAGTTGAATCTTTTGAATTCATACCTTTTCCAAAGTAATGTAAAATCACATAGCCTACGATTCCCATAATTGCAGTAAAACCAAGCACTGTAACTGTGTATAAAGCCATTTTATAACACCTCACTTGTTTTCTTGTACTTATTATAACGTAAAAATGAAAGAATTGTAACTAGAAATATATAGAATTTAAGTTAACAATATTAAAATGCCCAGTTTCCATTGCGGAATATTGGCTCTGAAGTTCCATCTTCTTTAATACCGTCGATATCCATTTTTTCTGAACCAATCATGAAATCTACATGCGTAATACTTTCGTTTAAGCCATTTTCTGCTAATTCTTCGGGACTCATTTTCTTGCCGCCTTCTATACAGAAAGCATATGCACTACCGATTGCTAAGTGATTAGAAGCGTTTTCGTCAAATAATGTGTTATAAAATAATAGATTCGAGTTAGAGATTGGTGAGTCATGTGGTACTAATGCTACTTCACCTAAATAGTGTGACCCTTCGTCCGTAGCAACTAAGTTCTCAAGCACCTCTTGACCTTGTTCAGCATCTATTTTTACAATACGTCCATTTTCAAATGTGATAGTGAAGTTATCAATAATATTCCCACCGTAGCTTAATGGCTTAGTACTTGCTACATAACCGTTAACGCCCGTTTTTAGTGGAACAGAGAATACTTCCTCCGTTGGCATGTTAGCCATGAAAGAAAATCCTTTTTCGTTAGTACTACCAGCTCCACACCATAAATGTCCTTTTGGTAATTCGATTGTTAAGTCTGTACCCGGAGCTGTATAATGAAGTTTTTTATAATTTTTGTCGTTTAAATAATCTACCTTTGTATGTAAAAGGTTATCATGTTCAATCCATGCTTCTGTAGGATTTGCAACATCAGCACGAACTGCTTGGAAGATTGCCTCCCATAGTGCAGGTACTTGTTCCTCCTCTGGTAAGTCAGGGAACACTTTTTTTGCCCAATCTGTAGATGGAGATGCAATGACTGACCAACTAATTTTATCCGATTGTACATATTGACGATATTTACTTAATGCTTGACCAGCAGCCTTTTGGAACGCTGCGATTCTAGAAGAATCCATGCCTTTTAAAAGGTCTGGGCTTTGGCTTACAACACTTATAAATGCAGCGCCACCTTCGGCTAATAATTCTTTTTCTTGCGCTTTCCAAGAAGGGAAGAAATCAAATGAGTCTCCCGGTGCAAGCTCATAGCGTAAGCGTGTGATTTCATCATCTGTAAAGTCTACGAATACTTGTTTAGCTCCGGCTACATATGCTTTCTTTGTTATCAATCGAACTAATTCCACGCTATCAGTGGAAGCGGCAATAAATAAATTTTGTCCTGATTGAATATTCACTCCTACTTCTACAACAAGTGAAGCGTAGTTTTCTAATTTTGTATTAAAAGATGTCATATGGATACTTCCTTTCTATTATTATCTCCATAGTATCAGTTATGGGCTTGCATTATCAATATTCAAATAAGTCTATAAGTTAAATTTTGTTCATAATTTAGAAATTTAATAAAATCATTCGGTTGTTTTTTATTAAAAAACTATTAATATAGCCGAAATAAAGGAAAGAAATAGAATGTGGGGGAAGTTGAATGGATAAGTCTACAGTATTCGGTTTATTAATAGGGTTTCTTGCAGTAGCGGTTGGTATGGTATTAAAAGGGGCAAGTTTAGTAAACTTATTAAACCCTGCTGCAATATTAATCATTATATTTGGGACAATCGCAACAATTGTCATTGGGTTCCCAACAAATGAGTTAAAAAGGATACCTAAGCTTTTTGGAGTTATTTTTAAAGAGGCGAAGCTAGTACCTGATGTGGAAGTAATTAAAATGTTTTCTAGTTGGGCAGACCTAGCGCGTAGAGAAGGATTATTAGCTTTAGAAAGTAAAACAACAGATGTAGAAGATACATTTTTAAAAAATGGTCTGACATTGGCTATTGATGGGCAAAATGCAGATTATATTCGTGATGTCTTGACAGAGGAAATTGACGCATTAGAGGAACGACATTCTGGAGGAGCACAAATTTTCACGCAAGCAGGTACATATGCACCTACTCTAGGTGTACTTGGTGCAGTAGTTGGGCTAATTGCAGCCTTAAGTGATATGAGTGATATTGATAAATTAGCACATGCCATTTCTGCAGCATTTATAGCGACACTTCTAGGGATTTTCACTGGTTATGTTTTATGGCATCCATTTGCGAATAAATTAAAACGTAAATCTAAACAAGAAGTTAGACAAAAGACCATGATGCTCGAAGGTATACTTTCTGTATTAGAGGGAGATGCACCAAGGGTTATTGAACAAAAACTGGCTTCCTATTTATCTATGTCAGAGCGCAAAAAAGTCTTAGAGGAAAGCGGGGAGGCTGGCCTTGGCAAAGAAGCATAAAAAACATAAGCATGAGGAAGAAGTAAGTGAAGCCTGGCTACTTCCGTACTCCGATGTTTTAACATTATTATTAGCCTTATTTATCGTATTATTTGCTACTAGTTCTGTAGACCAACAAAAATTGGAACAAATGTCTCAAGCGTTCAACGAAGTCCTTAATGGTGGAACCGGTATTTTTGAACAGCCATCTCCTTTGGAAGTGCCAGATGCTCCTGATGATTCAGGTCAGGGAGAAGATGGGGAGAGCACTGCATATATGGAAGACCAGCAAGCACTCTCCGAAATTCAAGACAGTGTGGATGAATATATAGCAGTAAATGCGCTAGAAAAACAGTTTGTTACTAAACTAACCGATGAAGGCTTACTTGTTACGATAAGAGATAGTATATTATTTGATACTGGCGAAGCAGAAGTAAAAGGTGAGTATCGTTCAATTGCTGAAGATATCTCCGATTTACTTGTATTTGATCCTCCTAGAAATGTCGTTATCACTGGCCATACAGATAATATTCCTATCTCTAGTAGTGAATATTCTTCCAACTGGGAGCTAAGTGTAATGCGATCAGTTAATTTCCTGAAAATATTAGCAGGAAATAATACGATAGATCCGCTATATTTTAGTGCGAAAGGTTACGGTGAATTTAGACCTGTAGCTTCCAATGATACTCCAGCAGATCGGGCAAAAAATAGAAGAGTTGAAGTATTGATTCAACCACGCGTTCTAGAGGATGGTACTTTAAACGATCAACCTGAGTAAAATGAAACTTCAATCCGTGAAGGGCTTAATCCCCTACAGATTGTCAAATTGAAATTAGGCAAGTAACGCAGCATCGTGCGGCAATGCCTAAGTGACCAACATCCTATTTACCGAGGCTCGCAGGAAGCTAATGTGGGATAAAAGTAAAAACTGCCAACAGAATAATTGTTGGCAGTTTTTATTTGACTTTTTAAAACAAAAGTTTATAATTAAAACAAAAGTTCAAGACGGAAGGGAGGTGTACGCAAAGTGAATGCAAAAGAAATGAATATTTTAAAGTACTTGCGGGAAAATCCATATGCATCCCAAATGGAAATAGCAAATGAACTAAATATGTCTAGACCAGCCGTAGCTAATATTATTTCCCAATTAATAAAAAATGGGAACATAACTGGAAGAGCTTATATTTTACCCGAGAACAAAGAAATCATTTGTATCGGTGGAGCGAATGTAGACAGAAAATATACATTGATCAAAGATCTCCAAATGGGTACATCTAATCCTACATCTAGCTTACAAAGTGTAGGTGGGGTTGCAAGGAATATTGCAGAAAACTTAGGTAGATTAGGACATGCTGTACGTTTGTTATCAGTTGTTGGAACAGATATGGAATATGAAGCTATTGAAAAAGCTTCAAGTAATTGGATTAACTTATTTTCCATTGAAAAGTTACCAAATTATACAACAGGAACATATTCGGCAGTACTAGATTCGAATGGTGAAATGCTTCTAGCTTTAGCAAATATGGATATCTATGAACAGTTGACTGTAGATTATTTAAAAAAACATGAAGCTCATTTAACGAATGCTCAACTAATCATTATAGACATGAACTGTTCCAAAGAAGTGATTGAATATATTCGAACTGTTGCGGTAGGACATAATATTCCCTTAGCTTTAATACCTGTATCTTCTCCGAAAATGGATAGAATGCCTGAATCATTAGAGGGGATTGAATGGTTAATAGCCAATAAAGATGAATCAGAAATGTATTTAGGTATGAGTATTGAGGATAAAGAATCGTGGAAAGAAGCAACAAGGCAATTTGTACAAAAGGGTATTTCACATGTAGTTATAACCTGGGGTAGTGAGGGGATAATGTACGCGGGTAGTGACATGGAAACGTCCTATTTTCCAGCAATTGAAGTAGAGGATGTAGTTGATGTAACTGGTGCGGGGGATGCTTTTGTTTCCGCAACTTTATACGCTTGGTTGAGTGGAGAAGATATTCCAAAAACAATCCAAACAGGTATGATGAACGCAAGTAGAACTATTCGCTCAAGCGATACGGTACGAACAGAGCTTTCTCGAAATAATTTAACTAATGAGATGGAGGAAAATACACAATGAAACAATACATCACTTATTCAGAAGAAGTAGCAAAAGGTATGCAAGAAGGAAAGGCTATCGTAGCATTAGAATCGACAATTATCTCTCATGGTATGCCATACCCTCAAAATGTTGAAACGGCTAGAAAAGTAGAACAAATTGTTCGTGATAATGGTGCTGTTCCAGCGACTATTGCTATCATGGACGGGAAAATTAAAATTGGTTTATCCGATGAAGAGTTAGAAACGCTTGGAACGAGCAAAGATGCTAGAAAAACTTCTAGAAGAGATCTTGCTTATGTTATATCTTCAAAAGAAATTGGTGCAACTACAGTTGCAACAACAATGATTTGTGCAGAAATGGCGGGTATTAAGCTATTTGTTACAGG carries:
- a CDS encoding aminopeptidase is translated as MTSFNTKLENYASLVVEVGVNIQSGQNLFIAASTDSVELVRLITKKAYVAGAKQVFVDFTDDEITRLRYELAPGDSFDFFPSWKAQEKELLAEGGAAFISVVSQSPDLLKGMDSSRIAAFQKAAGQALSKYRQYVQSDKISWSVIASPSTDWAKKVFPDLPEEEQVPALWEAIFQAVRADVANPTEAWIEHDNLLHTKVDYLNDKNYKKLHYTAPGTDLTIELPKGHLWCGAGSTNEKGFSFMANMPTEEVFSVPLKTGVNGYVASTKPLSYGGNIIDNFTITFENGRIVKIDAEQGQEVLENLVATDEGSHYLGEVALVPHDSPISNSNLLFYNTLFDENASNHLAIGSAYAFCIEGGKKMSPEELAENGLNESITHVDFMIGSEKMDIDGIKEDGTSEPIFRNGNWAF
- a CDS encoding beta-class carbonic anhydrase; protein product: MPSLQEILKYNDDFVENKLYEPFLTTKFPNKRIVILTCMDTRLTEMLPKSMNIKNGDVKIVKSAGAIINHPFGGIMRSLIVAVYELKADEIYVIGHHDCGMSAIETDKIMDKMITRGVDPLVLDILKNSGVNLEKWLEGFSNVESSVLHSVEMIRNHPLMLPTIPVHGLIIDPETGRLDLLTDGNVDKN
- a CDS encoding PfkB family carbohydrate kinase, coding for MNAKEMNILKYLRENPYASQMEIANELNMSRPAVANIISQLIKNGNITGRAYILPENKEIICIGGANVDRKYTLIKDLQMGTSNPTSSLQSVGGVARNIAENLGRLGHAVRLLSVVGTDMEYEAIEKASSNWINLFSIEKLPNYTTGTYSAVLDSNGEMLLALANMDIYEQLTVDYLKKHEAHLTNAQLIIIDMNCSKEVIEYIRTVAVGHNIPLALIPVSSPKMDRMPESLEGIEWLIANKDESEMYLGMSIEDKESWKEATRQFVQKGISHVVITWGSEGIMYAGSDMETSYFPAIEVEDVVDVTGAGDAFVSATLYAWLSGEDIPKTIQTGMMNASRTIRSSDTVRTELSRNNLTNEMEENTQ
- the mreBH gene encoding rod-share determining protein MreBH encodes the protein MFSNSHIGIDLGTANTLVYTKSKGLLIDEPTVVAVNTKTREIVAFGEEAKKMIGKTPTSIEVIRPLKDGVIADFDITTQLLKLIMQKAGKKLGTSLRKPTVVVCTPSGATSVERRAIQDAVRQSGAKDVQLMEEPVAAAIGAGLPVDEPVASMIVDIGGGTTEVGIISFGGVVASNTVKAAGDRMDEAIIHFVRKEYNVIIGEPTAEIIKMTIGHALLPHAVEQMQVTGRDVVSGLPKTIHLSSTQIQGVLTESLETILEAIRATLETCPPELAGDIVDHGVILTGGGALLKDISEWLTQVIEVPVHLAPEPLQSVAIGTGKSFFISDRKQKLAR
- the motB gene encoding flagellar motor protein MotB: MAKKHKKHKHEEEVSEAWLLPYSDVLTLLLALFIVLFATSSVDQQKLEQMSQAFNEVLNGGTGIFEQPSPLEVPDAPDDSGQGEDGESTAYMEDQQALSEIQDSVDEYIAVNALEKQFVTKLTDEGLLVTIRDSILFDTGEAEVKGEYRSIAEDISDLLVFDPPRNVVITGHTDNIPISSSEYSSNWELSVMRSVNFLKILAGNNTIDPLYFSAKGYGEFRPVASNDTPADRAKNRRVEVLIQPRVLEDGTLNDQPE
- a CDS encoding GNAT family N-acetyltransferase, whose protein sequence is MIYLEGDTCYLRTMNIKDAPALADLTYRNKVYWSVYEPLHRDDYYTTSVQREKIRESLTLSKEKREYSFGIFEHQTERMIGSVSLYSIKRMPFSSGLIGYSMDELYIGKGIASEAVHLVTIFGFEHVQLNRIEAYVSPRNNGSIKVLEKNGFMQEGLLRKLLYINGKWQDHFIYASLTDEH
- a CDS encoding tryptophan-rich sensory protein, yielding MLKIILLMLFFISTVIVKLLSNLLPINGQTSGEIFHRLPVFFTPANYVFYIWVVIFILLAWWIWNIMKDYKFSRPIPTKRILLYGVASILYILCIFSWHYELFGYAFGILTVLLSCLFKLYLTYPLDDINRKNRLPISFLLGWTFISFFTNLSYLLTFYEFDGFGMTKSLWGVIFLTIATAIALHFRYHYFDRLMSVVFIWTFIGVAIQHNFSQLLLTAASLFLSCVLIVGIFFLNKTPSK
- a CDS encoding M3 family oligoendopeptidase, which translates into the protein MIEQTYPVVWDLDRFFEGGSSSPSLRSHLDEVKGKLSGFETKLKNFESPVSIADVSKIEQMINELKDIATNLSEGGAVIGCFLAQDTTDKHAALLQGEVGSLYAKFSSQMLTIQQVLSKTEETVWEKLLQTAELSPFAFVLNEWRDEAKRMLSEKEEDMITTLGVDGYHSWGQLYDLLVGDIRIKLTIDGEQKEMSVGQANNLSSHEDATIRKESFEALEAAWTDKEEFFAKTLNHIAGFRLAIYEKRGWNSVLEEPLQINRMKEETLNAMWGAISKNKAPFVEYLNKKSAMLGEKQMHWYDLDAPVSTSTEKMDYQQGAEFILKHFKEFGPKLESFSRNAFEKGWIEAEDRPNKRPGGFCTGMPVSEESRIFMTYSGSMSNVSTLAHELGHAFHSYALRPVHWMNRQYAMGVAETASTFAEMIVADAAVKEAKTDEEKIALLEDKIQRSVAFFMNIHARFLFETRFYEERKNGIVSAARLSALMETAQQEAYGDALDTTHPHFWASKLHFYITEVPFYNFPYTFGYLFSLSIYAKAISEGANFEEKYIALLQDTAVMSVEDLAIKHLNEDITQESFWIKGIDLCIQDVNEFIQLTNAKG
- the motA gene encoding flagellar motor stator protein MotA — its product is MDKSTVFGLLIGFLAVAVGMVLKGASLVNLLNPAAILIIIFGTIATIVIGFPTNELKRIPKLFGVIFKEAKLVPDVEVIKMFSSWADLARREGLLALESKTTDVEDTFLKNGLTLAIDGQNADYIRDVLTEEIDALEERHSGGAQIFTQAGTYAPTLGVLGAVVGLIAALSDMSDIDKLAHAISAAFIATLLGIFTGYVLWHPFANKLKRKSKQEVRQKTMMLEGILSVLEGDAPRVIEQKLASYLSMSERKKVLEESGEAGLGKEA